One Candidatus Cardinium hertigii DNA window includes the following coding sequences:
- a CDS encoding asparagine synthase-related protein — MYNLWQEDRLAACVGLENRVPFLNDLVLKVILGIPRSLHAKLFWNKYILRNAFKKELGHSVAHRPKVALFYGQGQNNTIKMMLRLMSMHNFALVDLAYPNSHANSWLNKAHLKKAIQQLMMHPPYKGWEKVLRLINIGILEQMHCGLKRNYKKINYRMMHG, encoded by the coding sequence ATGTATAATTTATGGCAAGAGGATCGATTGGCTGCTTGTGTTGGATTGGAGAATCGTGTACCATTCTTAAATGATTTGGTATTAAAAGTAATTTTAGGTATACCACGATCACTACATGCTAAACTATTCTGGAATAAATACATTTTGCGTAATGCTTTTAAAAAAGAATTAGGTCATTCCGTAGCACATAGACCTAAGGTAGCTCTGTTTTATGGGCAAGGCCAGAATAATACCATTAAAATGATGCTACGTCTAATGTCTATGCATAATTTTGCACTCGTAGATCTTGCTTACCCTAATAGCCATGCCAATAGCTGGTTAAATAAGGCGCATCTGAAAAAAGCTATTCAACAGCTCATGATGCATCCGCCCTATAAAGGCTGGGAGAAGGTTTTACGATTGATTAATATTGGTATACTCGAGCAAATGCACTGTGGATTAAAAAGGAATTACAAAAAAATCAATTACCGTATGATGCATGGATAA
- the dnaX gene encoding DNA polymerase III subunit gamma/tau: MCDAISRFSLLINCLHITEEVEPCNHCRHCINFADSSPMNIYELDAASNNAVEDIRALVDQVRYVPQMGKYKIYIIDEVHMLSNAAFNAFLKTLEEPPNYVLFILATTERHKVLPTILSRCQIFNFNSIKIDNIVDQLKLIAKQESIAYEVAALQLIAQKAEGAMRDALSMFDIIATAIGQSGTITYNEASAHLQHLDYAYYFRCTESFLKQDIPALLSIYDAILRAGFNGRHFLAGLGEHLRNLLVCKDQVSLPLLEVPDPIRPQYAEYAVKCSMRFLLDALARLNQYILNYQASQHKRLHVELFLIELATVVEATDAAVVLDKSGSIKKKIVPPPKPNTCIQPPSVDNGIACHIQPKSQNNRSLPGNKVIIQAAVTEQLPTLADLKKTLTETEALITAKQASTVKAEVAFPPVKQKVEAALTYYKEQLKKKGMIADYQLISQPIKVQDRVVSITLINPVQEAMLQNLKEDLLAFLRKTLHCSDIIIQGILVEEIASKRPYTDQEKLSYLSKKNAFIALLQEKLMLELAY; encoded by the coding sequence TTGTGCGATGCTATCAGCCGTTTCAGCCTGCTTATCAACTGTTTACACATTACAGAAGAAGTAGAGCCCTGTAACCATTGTAGGCATTGCATAAACTTTGCCGATAGTAGCCCTATGAATATCTACGAATTAGACGCGGCTTCTAACAATGCTGTAGAAGATATTCGAGCATTAGTGGATCAAGTACGTTATGTTCCTCAGATGGGCAAATACAAAATATACATTATAGATGAGGTGCATATGCTATCTAATGCAGCCTTTAATGCCTTTCTTAAAACATTGGAAGAGCCCCCTAATTATGTTTTATTTATACTGGCTACTACAGAACGGCATAAGGTGCTTCCTACTATTTTATCGCGCTGTCAAATATTTAATTTTAACAGTATAAAAATAGATAATATTGTTGATCAGTTAAAATTAATAGCTAAGCAAGAATCTATTGCCTATGAAGTAGCTGCCTTACAACTCATTGCACAAAAAGCAGAAGGTGCTATGCGTGATGCGCTTTCCATGTTTGATATAATAGCTACTGCTATAGGTCAAAGCGGGACAATTACGTATAATGAAGCATCTGCTCATTTGCAACATTTGGACTATGCTTATTATTTTAGATGTACGGAATCTTTTTTAAAGCAAGATATTCCTGCGTTGCTTTCCATTTATGATGCTATTTTACGTGCTGGATTTAACGGGCGCCATTTTTTAGCAGGATTAGGGGAGCATTTGCGTAATTTACTGGTCTGTAAAGATCAAGTTTCACTTCCGTTATTGGAAGTTCCTGACCCCATAAGGCCACAATATGCTGAATATGCTGTTAAATGCAGCATGCGTTTTTTATTAGATGCTTTAGCACGTCTAAATCAATATATATTAAATTACCAAGCCAGCCAGCATAAGAGACTGCACGTAGAGCTTTTTCTTATTGAGTTAGCAACTGTAGTAGAAGCTACTGACGCAGCAGTAGTGCTCGATAAGTCAGGTAGTATAAAAAAAAAAATAGTACCCCCACCTAAACCCAATACTTGTATACAACCACCTTCAGTAGATAATGGTATTGCATGCCACATTCAACCTAAAAGCCAAAATAACAGGTCTTTACCAGGTAATAAGGTAATTATACAGGCAGCAGTAACAGAGCAGCTTCCTACCTTAGCAGATCTAAAAAAAACGTTAACCGAAACAGAAGCATTAATTACTGCTAAACAAGCATCCACTGTAAAAGCGGAAGTAGCATTTCCTCCAGTGAAGCAAAAGGTAGAAGCAGCGTTGACTTATTACAAGGAACAGCTTAAGAAGAAAGGAATGATAGCTGATTATCAACTTATTAGTCAGCCAATAAAAGTACAAGATAGGGTAGTTTCCATTACATTGATCAATCCTGTTCAAGAAGCTATGCTACAAAACCTCAAGGAGGATCTTTTAGCTTTCTTACGTAAGACGTTACATTGTTCTGATATAATCATTCAAGGTATTTTAGTAGAGGAAATTGCATCTAAAAGACCTTATACGGATCAAGAAAAATTAAGCTATTTAAGTAAAAAAAATGCTTTTATAGCCTTACTACAAGAAAAATTGATGTTAGAGCTTGCTTATTAA
- a CDS encoding ankyrin repeat domain-containing protein has protein sequence MHATYALSLPFLPLKRTFHPYKLSNKQIEKKKYSIHLLIDPIIDLIIQNKADVNQQNKRGETALHLAAKKAIKTVLPL, from the coding sequence ATACATGCTACTTATGCACTTTCTCTCCCTTTTTTACCCTTAAAGAGAACATTTCATCCATATAAACTATCCAATAAACAGATTGAAAAGAAGAAGTACTCCATTCATCTATTAATAGATCCAATCATTGATTTAATTATTCAGAACAAAGCTGATGTAAACCAGCAAAATAAACGTGGCGAAACTGCTTTACATCTAGCGGCAAAAAAGGCCATAAAGACTGTATTACCACTTTAA
- a CDS encoding HD domain-containing protein translates to MLAGLLHDVVEDTPVTLHQVELMHGAEVATLVDQVTHYNTNGYPWKLDKEEKKNRLNQCDDVRAVQIKLADRLHNMRTLSIHKWKDQQRIAQETLLFYVPWGEKHNITKEWITEMKQICEKILSNTRG, encoded by the coding sequence TTGCTAGCTGGGCTATTGCACGATGTCGTAGAGGACACCCCTGTTACGCTTCATCAAGTAGAACTTATGCATGGGGCAGAAGTGGCTACACTGGTAGACCAAGTTACCCATTATAATACCAATGGGTACCCCTGGAAACTGGACAAAGAGGAAAAGAAAAATAGGCTGAACCAATGCGATGATGTACGGGCAGTGCAAATAAAATTGGCCGATAGGTTACATAATATGCGTACATTATCCATACATAAATGGAAAGATCAGCAACGCATCGCCCAAGAAACACTGCTGTTCTATGTCCCATGGGGTGAAAAACACAACATAACGAAGGAATGGATAACAGAAATGAAGCAGATATGTGAAAAAATTTTATCTAACACGCGCGGTTAG
- a CDS encoding MFS transporter has protein sequence MLPAAFHIYALFRGLSLGLYIPVSLTFLNDHHCPSLHIGLLGTCFELIKFITAIPIGRWADCCGPRGPLMLSGLIGGLLWLLFFLGDHTLYVYYSCTALLGIAEACMSGSLESWITNCVTKSTVTATILRNTSIMMITSIIAGFLSIPLYQYSPLYCCLLLSLANFAKAIIPLLSSSVVCISKNYTHALTFSTALLEGVCMVYQTRKLRVVICSIFFVTMACDMALRYYELYLRQRGFAMTYTGYVTGSAGILALLMLLLVTRYKQILRYRPFWIIVGIDIIGAIICYLLAFSTLSTVVYISLTILLGLEDIRSPIVKALLAETIYDAQHKALIFSLFVLVESAGEILAGTLFGYIIAGYGLQVGFSISILLFLFSACIYVIDYMVYRLKNTF, from the coding sequence ATGTTACCCGCTGCTTTCCATATTTATGCACTTTTTAGGGGATTATCCCTGGGCCTTTATATACCTGTATCGCTTACTTTCTTAAATGACCACCACTGCCCATCTCTACATATTGGCCTATTAGGGACTTGTTTCGAATTAATTAAGTTTATAACAGCTATACCAATAGGAAGATGGGCAGATTGTTGTGGTCCTAGAGGGCCTTTAATGCTATCTGGTCTTATTGGTGGCTTATTATGGCTTCTTTTTTTCCTGGGTGACCATACCTTATATGTATACTACAGCTGTACTGCTTTACTTGGCATAGCTGAAGCATGTATGAGTGGAAGTTTGGAAAGCTGGATTACAAATTGTGTTACAAAATCAACGGTTACAGCTACCATATTGCGTAATACTTCTATTATGATGATCACTTCCATTATAGCGGGGTTTCTCAGTATACCGCTTTATCAGTATAGCCCATTATACTGCTGTTTACTGTTAAGTTTAGCTAATTTTGCGAAAGCTATTATACCGTTATTAAGCAGTTCTGTAGTGTGTATCAGTAAAAATTACACGCATGCATTAACTTTTTCAACAGCGCTTTTGGAAGGGGTTTGTATGGTATATCAAACAAGAAAACTAAGAGTGGTCATCTGCTCTATTTTTTTTGTAACCATGGCATGTGATATGGCATTGCGTTATTATGAATTATATCTACGGCAACGTGGCTTTGCAATGACCTATACAGGTTATGTAACAGGAAGTGCTGGGATTTTGGCGTTGCTTATGCTGTTATTGGTTACGCGTTATAAGCAAATATTGCGTTATCGTCCCTTTTGGATCATAGTAGGTATAGATATAATAGGAGCTATAATCTGTTACCTCTTAGCTTTTAGTACATTATCCACTGTTGTTTACATTAGCTTAACCATCCTGCTCGGTTTAGAAGACATCCGCTCCCCAATTGTTAAAGCTTTATTAGCAGAGACCATATATGATGCACAACATAAAGCATTGATTTTTTCTCTATTTGTATTGGTAGAATCTGCAGGAGAAATCTTAGCAGGCACACTCTTTGGTTACATTATAGCAGGTTATGGTTTACAAGTCGGATTTTCGATAAGTATATTGCTTTTTTTATTTTCGGCATGCATCTATGTAATAGATTATATGGTATACAGATTAAAAAACACTTTCTAA
- a CDS encoding JmjC domain-containing protein → MMRTVTIDKYFEKIAQHIVCNATLSNQHLHIKFPKETFASEIADFNLFTSLPELLNLYKGVVMVVGKVAIDETEGLRDRFFVPMYRALAYYQQGATLEFDFVERFFNGLQKFIVKFQTFLQLPTGVLGKAICYASPNASGFPLHFDAYYNFIFQIIGKKKWILQYNTNADLPLQHYDFHEYPYLPTELEMYWKKDTKLPLGDTDNLIIEELEAGSMLYLPRGLWHQTEASDSSFSLNITFSLPSVIDLLLAALRKKMVPYTIARNTPLKINKEDYKCYANLLEAAQNDLQLSDLIAQLGVKHDAYQQGNKTFHAMLECLQTKFS, encoded by the coding sequence ATGATGCGTACTGTAACCATAGACAAATATTTTGAAAAGATTGCACAGCATATTGTATGTAATGCAACATTATCCAATCAGCATTTACATATAAAATTTCCAAAAGAAACTTTTGCATCAGAAATAGCAGATTTCAATTTATTCACTTCTTTACCAGAATTACTTAACTTATATAAAGGAGTAGTTATGGTTGTGGGGAAAGTCGCTATTGATGAAACCGAAGGATTAAGGGATAGGTTTTTTGTTCCTATGTACAGGGCCTTGGCGTATTATCAGCAAGGTGCTACGTTAGAGTTTGATTTCGTAGAAAGATTTTTTAATGGGTTACAAAAGTTTATAGTAAAGTTTCAAACATTTTTACAATTACCTACTGGAGTTTTAGGGAAAGCTATATGCTATGCTTCCCCAAATGCTAGCGGATTCCCTCTGCATTTTGACGCATATTATAATTTTATTTTTCAAATAATAGGCAAAAAAAAATGGATATTACAGTATAATACAAATGCTGATTTACCTTTACAACATTATGATTTTCACGAATATCCTTATCTTCCTACAGAATTAGAAATGTATTGGAAAAAAGATACAAAACTACCATTAGGTGATACAGATAATCTTATTATTGAAGAGCTAGAAGCAGGGTCCATGCTTTACCTTCCCAGAGGCTTATGGCACCAAACAGAAGCAAGCGATAGTTCTTTTTCATTAAACATTACTTTTAGCCTCCCTTCAGTTATAGACTTGCTCTTAGCTGCACTTAGAAAAAAAATGGTCCCCTATACAATAGCTAGAAACACTCCATTAAAAATCAATAAAGAAGATTATAAATGCTACGCAAATCTCTTGGAAGCTGCTCAAAATGATTTACAGTTGTCAGACCTGATAGCGCAACTAGGTGTTAAGCATGATGCTTATCAGCAAGGGAATAAAACGTTCCATGCTATGTTAGAATGCTTGCAAACAAAATTTAGTTAG